One window of Athalia rosae chromosome 4, iyAthRosa1.1, whole genome shotgun sequence genomic DNA carries:
- the LOC105692747 gene encoding 1-phosphatidylinositol 4,5-bisphosphate phosphodiesterase-like: MTKKFEFNWQIETPEFLRNGATFDRWFEDKENTEYEPDCLFKVDEFGFFIYWKSEGKDGDVIELAQVSDIRYGGTPKDPKLCNKLSKHGTLEQLDEKSLTICSGTDYTNIHYQHIVCTDAQTAKDWQSGLRLITHNTKASNVCPKTQLMKHWKRLSFSVDPKGKVPVKVISKTFASGKTEKLVYQGLADLGLPSGKSDKIEPEAFTFEKFYTLYHKLCPRNDIEELFQSITKQKADTISLEQLITFMNEKQRDPRLNEILYPLYDEKRCIEIINDYEQDEKAKSEKRLTKDGFMSYLMSDENAPVFLDKLDEWMDMDQPLCHYYINSSHNTYLSGRQIGGKSTVEMYRQTLLAGCRCVELDCWDGKGEDEEPIITHGKAMCTDILFKDVIYALRDCAFVTSDYPIILSFENHCCLKQQYKLAKYCDDILGDLLLKEPLKDYPLEPGSPLPPPSALKRKILIKNKRLKPEVEKVELELFRSGQFEAKDEVVEDASAPAVTEPPKEVPVDPAAAGPPGEGGAEGEAPPIQYSGSTMACHPWLSSMINYAQPIKFQSFETAEKKNIHHNMSSFSETAALNYLKTSSVEFVNYNKRQMSRIYPKGTRADSSNYMPQVFWNAGCQMVALNFQTPDLPMQLNQGKFEYNGNGGYLLKPDFMRRPDRSFDPFSEDVDGVITAQCSVQVIAGQFLSDKKVGTYVEVDMYGLPADTIRKEFRTRMVPGNGLNPVYNEEPFLFRKVVLPDLAVLRIGVYEESGKLLGQRILPLDGLQAGYRHISLKTEANFPMALPMLFINIELKIYVPDGFEDFMAMLSDPGAFNKGAEKRDEAMKGLGIEQSDTKAEAEKKKKEEEAKKAEFKLDPITMESLKHEKGFSKTGKKQQKELETLRKKHLKERQTMQKNHCSAIEKLVKGKDKASLTQDANVKKVVNEQTAQWSAMMEKQRKEEWELLKTHAQNSRDELKKLIEVVQANQNKQLQVKQDKDIKEMNANQAKTSVETAKEVMNDKALKTKGDKDRRLREKKQMNTKKFMEERKTVQIKQGREKEKLKVTHEKQVTELDKDIDETVEMYKNEQVEFDLSSKTEFYV; the protein is encoded by the exons ATGACGAAGAAGTTTGAATTCAATTGGCAAATTGAAACTCCTGAATTCCTTAGAAATGGAGCGACTTTCGATCGATGGTttgaagataaagaaaatacGGAGTACGAGCCCGATTGTTTGTTCAAAGTTGATGAATTCGGTTTCTTCATTTACTGGAAAAGTGAAGGAAAG GATGGTGATGTCATCGAATTGGCCCAAGTGAGTGACATAAGATACGGAGGGACGCCAAAG GATCCGAAACTGTGCAACAAACTAAGCAAACACGGTACCCTCGAACAATTGGATGAAAAGAGTCTAACGATATGTTCCGGAACAGATTATACCAATATTCATTATCAGCATATTGTTTGCACGGACGCACAGACGGCCAAA GACTGGCAAAGTGGACTGCGGTTGATTACGCACAATACAAAAGCCAGCAACGTCTGCCCAAAAACACAGCTGATGAAGCA TTGGAAGAGGCTGAGCTTTTCCGTTGACCCAAAAGGAAAGGTTCCGGTTAAGGTTATTTCTAAAACTTTTGCGTCAGGAAAAACAGAGAAATTAGTCTACCAAGGACTGGCCGATCTAGGATTACCTAGTGGGAAG AGTGACAAAATCGAGCCCGAAGCTTTTACATTCGAAAAGTTTTACACTCTGTACCACAAGCTCTGCCCGAGAAACGACATCGAGGAACTATTTCAATCGAT AACCAAACAAAAAGCGGATACCATTAGTCTGGAGCAGTTGATCACATTcatgaacgaaaaacaaagagacCCGAGACTTAATGAAATTCTTTATCCGCTCTACGACGAGAAACGGTGCATCGAAATTATCAACGACTACGAACAGGATGAAAAAGCCAAGTCAGAAA AAAGATTAACGAAAGACGGCTTCATGAGTTATCTAATGTCCGACGAGAACGCACCGGTGTTTTTGGACAAACTCGACGAATGGATGGATATGGACCAGCCTCTGTGTCATTACTACATAAATTCGAGTCACAATACATACCTTAGCGGAAGACAAATCGGTGGAAAAAGTACCGTAGAGATGTATCGGCAAACGCTTTTGGCCGGATGCAG ATGTGTGGAGCTTGATTGCTGGGACGGTAAGGGGGAAGACGAGGAGCCAATAATTACCCACGGAAAGGCGATGTGCACGGATATCCTGTTTAAGGATGTCATCTATGCTTTGAGAGATTGCGCTTTTGTAACGAGCGATTACCCCATAATATTGAGTTTCGAAAATCACTGTTGCCTGAAGCAGCAGTACAAGTTGGCCAAATATTGCGACGACATACTGGGCGACTTGTTGCTGAAGGAGCCGTTGAAAGATTACCCC CTGGAACCGGGTTCTCCGTTGCCACCCCCAAGCGCCTTGAAGCGCAAGATcctcataaaaaataaacgattgaAACCCGAAGTGGAAAAAGTAGAGTTGGAGTTATTCCGTTCGGGTCAATTTGAAGCGAAGGATGAAGTTGTCGAGGACGCTAGCGCCCCGGCCGTTACGGAACCACCAaag GAGGTTCCGGTGGATCCGGCAGCCGCCGGTCCTCCTGGCGAAGGAGGCGCCGAAGGTGAAGCACCTCCGATTCAATACAGCGGGAGTACAATGGCCTGCCATCCCTGGCTATCTTCGATGATCAACTACGCTCAACCGATTAAGTTCCAGAGCTTCGAAACCGCCGAga agaagAATATTCATCACAACATGTCGTCGTTCTCGGAGACCGCCGCCCTCAATTATCTGAAGACCTCTTCCGTGGAGTTTGTTAATTACAACAAGAGGCAGATGAGTCGAATTTATCCAAAGGGCACCAGAGCAGATTCATCGAATTACATGCCACAG GTCTTCTGGAACGCGGGATGTCAAATGGTAGCGCTTAACTTCCAAACTCCAGATTTGCCGATGCAGTTGAATCAAGGAAAGTTTGAGTACAACGGAAACGGAGGCTATCTTTTAAAACCCGATTTCATGAGAAGACCCGACAGAAGCTTTGACCCCTTTTCCGAAGACGTGGATGGCGTCATCACCGCGCAGTGTTCGGTGCAG GTAATTGCTGGGCAGTTCTTGTCCGACAAAAAGGTCGGCACTTACGTAGAAGTCGACATGTACGGTTTGCCAGCCGATACGATTCGTAAAGAGTTCCGGACAAGGATGGTTCCGGGAAATGGATTAAATCCCGTTTACAACGAGGAGCCATTTCTATTCAGGAAAGTCGTCCTTCCCGACTTGGCTGTTCTCAGAATTG GTGTCTACGAAGAAAGCGGAAAATTACTGGGACAGAGGATTCTTCCATTAGACGGTTTGCAAGCAGGGTACAGACATATTTCCCTGAAGACTGAAGCCAATTTTCCGATGGCATTACCTATGCTTTTCATCAATATCGAGCTGAAAATTTACGTTCCCGATGGATTCGAAG ATTTTATGGCCATGCTATCAGACCCAGGTGCGTTCAACAAGGGAGCTGAGAAACGTGATGAGGCAATGAAAGGGTTGGGTATCGAGCAGTCTGATACGAAAGCtgaagcggaaaaaaagaagaaggaagaagaggcGAAGAAGG CTGAGTTTAAACTCGACCCAATTACGATGGAATCATTGAAACACGAAAAGGGATTTTCAAAGACCGGGAAAAAACAGCAGAAGGAGCTCGAGACCCTTAGGAAAAAACACCTCAAGGAGAGGCAGACGATGCAAAAAAATCATTGCAGTGCCATTGAGAAGTTAGTGAAGGGCAAGGA CAAGGCCTCCTTGACGCAGGATGCCAACGTTAAAAAAGTCGTCAATGAACAGACCGCGCAATGGTCCGCCATGATGGAAAAACAGCGAAAAGAGGAATGGGAATTGTTGAAAACTCATGCCCAAAATTCACgggatgaattgaaaaaattaatcgaagtcGTGCAGGCGAACCAGAACAAACAGCTGCAGGTCAAGCAGGACAA AGATATCAAAGAAATGAATGCAAATCAAGCGAAAACATCAGTGGAGACGGCGAAGGAAGTCATGAACGATAAGGCGCTCAAGACAAAGGGAGACAAGGACAGGAGACTTCGAGAAAAGAAGCAGATGAACACTAAGAAATTCATGGAGGAAAGGAAAACTGTACAAATTAAACAAGGGCGCGAAAAAGAGAAGCTGAAAGTCACTCACGAGAAACAAGTCACCGAGTTGGATAAGGACATCGACGAG accGTCGAGATGTACAAAAACGAACAGGTGGAATTTGACTTGTCATCAAAAACAGAGTTCTACGTTTAA